Within the Fusobacterium sp. DD2 genome, the region CAGTTATATTAAAACCTGTTACTCCTTTTTCTCTAACTATCTCAAGGATATCTTTAGATTTATCTTTAGGTATTTCAATTAGGCTGTATTCCCCTTTTACCCCAATCTTTTCCAATATAAATTTATGAATTTCAGGAGAGAATGAATGACCTAATTTTTCTCCTACTAAACCCAGTTTAACCATTTAATCCAGCTCCTTTTAGTTGATCCAAAATAGCTAATGCCATAACAGATTCCACTACTACAACAGCTCTTGGTACAATACATGGATCATGCCTTCCCTCAATTTGTAATTCACAATTTTCTTTTTTGCTAACATTTATACTATGCTGTTTGATTCCGATAGAGGGAGTAGGTTTTATCCCAACAGTTATATTGAGTGGCATTCCATTTGATATTCCACCTAATATTCCACCATTGTTATTGCTCTTTGCTTCAACTTTATCATTGCAGTAAAAATACTCATCATTTGCTTCACTGCCGTACATTCTTGTTATATCAAAACCTTTTCCAAATTCTATCCCTTTTACAGCTGGAATAGAAAACATAAGATGTGAAATTGTACTTTCTAAAGAATCAAAAAAAGGATTCCCTATTCCTGCTGGTACCCCAGTAGCCATACATTCAATAGTTCCTCCTACTGAATTTCCCATTTTTTTTGCTTTTAATATCTCTTCACGCATATCTTTTTCAGCACTGTCGTCTAGTACCTGAAACTCTTTTTTCTGACTTTCCCTTATTAAATCTATATCAGCCTTTTCAAATCTTATATCTTCAATATTTTTTATACTTTTTATATGTGAGTATATATTGATACCCTTTTCTTTCAATATCTCTCTTGCAATACTTCCAGCATAAACTAATGGTGCAGTTAGTCTTCCAGAAAAATGACCTCCACCACGCACATCATTATATCCATGATATTTTACATATGCAGGATAATCACTATGTCCAGGTCTCATTACCTCTTTTAAAATTGAATAGTCTTTTGATTTCTTATCCTCGTTGGGAATAAAAACACAGATTGGTGCTCCTGTGGTAATTCCTTCAAATATTCCACTTAATATTTGTGCTTCATCTTTTTCTTTTCTGGCAGTAGTTATGTTACTTGTCCCTGGTCTTCTTTTATTCATATAATATTTTATCTCTTCAAAATCTATTTTAAAACCAGGTTCTATCCCATCAATATTTATTCCAATCCCTTTTCCATGTGATTCTCCAAATATTGACAATTTTATGTTATTTCCCCATACAGCACCCATCATCTCACCTATTTCTTTCATTTATATTCAAAACTATTCCCAATGCAACCATTACTGTAACAAGTGATGAACCACCATAGCTAAATAATGGCATTGGAATACCAAATACAGGAAGCATTCCTATTGCAACACATACATTTATTAATACTTGTATAATAAGATATCCTGCAATCCCTATAGCAAGGAATTTTCCAAAATAATCCTTTGCATTCATTGCAATATTCTTTATTATGCTAAATGCTAAGAAAACGAATATTAATAGAGATACCATTCCTAAAAATCCAAATTCCTCTCCAAAGCATGCCATTACAAAGTCAGTTCTTATCTCTGGAAGATAATTATATTTCTGCACTCCATTAGCATATCCTTTTCCTATTAATCCACCATTACCAAATGCATTTAGTGATTGACCTACCTGATATCCAAAAGAATTGTCATATTCATTTTTTATCAATCCGTCAAGAAAACTTGCAATTCTCTTTATTTTATAATCTGTAGAGTTTATTTCATCTTTTGAAAAAATATAATAAAATATACCACTTACAAATATTAAACCTATAGATGCAATTCCAGTAATCCATTTCAAGCTAAAGTTACTCATAAATAACATAAATGCAAATATCGCCAAATAGTGCAAAGCTGTTCCAAGATCTTGCTGTGCATATAATCCAATTATATAAAGTATAACTATTGGAATAATGGTAAAAAAAGTCCCCATTCCTTTCATTTTTTTCTCTTCACACTTTTCAAAAAGATGTGCAAGTATCATAATGTAAGGAATTTTTAAAATTTCAGCTGGCTGTACTGTAAAATTCTTAACTTTAATCCAACCAATTGCACCATTTATTCTTGGAACATATGTTGGAAGAAATCTATGTCCAAAATAAAGAAATGCAAAAGCACCTAAAGAAAAAAGTAACATTACAAAACACACTTTATTTTTATTAAAAAACTTATAATTAAATCTTGAATAAAAAACTAGTCCAGCTACTATTGCAATCCCCATAAATTTCACATGTGATAAAAGAATTCCATATCCTTTTGTAGAGATAGAATCAAAACTGGCACTTGCCATATTTATAATACTTACTCCAACAAAAATTGCTGCTACTGCTATTAAAGCTATTCGTCTCCTTTTGTA harbors:
- the aroC gene encoding chorismate synthase, with translation MGAVWGNNIKLSIFGESHGKGIGINIDGIEPGFKIDFEEIKYYMNKRRPGTSNITTARKEKDEAQILSGIFEGITTGAPICVFIPNEDKKSKDYSILKEVMRPGHSDYPAYVKYHGYNDVRGGGHFSGRLTAPLVYAGSIAREILKEKGINIYSHIKSIKNIEDIRFEKADIDLIRESQKKEFQVLDDSAEKDMREEILKAKKMGNSVGGTIECMATGVPAGIGNPFFDSLESTISHLMFSIPAVKGIEFGKGFDITRMYGSEANDEYFYCNDKVEAKSNNNGGILGGISNGMPLNITVGIKPTPSIGIKQHSINVSKKENCELQIEGRHDPCIVPRAVVVVESVMALAILDQLKGAGLNG
- a CDS encoding FtsW/RodA/SpoVE family cell cycle protein is translated as MKKNIAENLYAQRNRIDRETKEINEAISYKRRRIALIAVAAIFVGVSIINMASASFDSISTKGYGILLSHVKFMGIAIVAGLVFYSRFNYKFFNKNKVCFVMLLFSLGAFAFLYFGHRFLPTYVPRINGAIGWIKVKNFTVQPAEILKIPYIMILAHLFEKCEEKKMKGMGTFFTIIPIVILYIIGLYAQQDLGTALHYLAIFAFMLFMSNFSLKWITGIASIGLIFVSGIFYYIFSKDEINSTDYKIKRIASFLDGLIKNEYDNSFGYQVGQSLNAFGNGGLIGKGYANGVQKYNYLPEIRTDFVMACFGEEFGFLGMVSLLIFVFLAFSIIKNIAMNAKDYFGKFLAIGIAGYLIIQVLINVCVAIGMLPVFGIPMPLFSYGGSSLVTVMVALGIVLNINERNR